The nucleotide window TCGGGTCCCCTCCGGAGCCGCCGGTGGTGATGACGAAGCGCGCCAGGTGCCTTTGAAACAGATCGTAGGCATGGTCGAGCCGTGCCCGGAACACGGGGGAGGGTCGCCCGCTGTACTGGGCCGCGCCAAAGACCACGATGGCGTCGGCAGGTTGCGCGTCATCCACGGTGGATTCTCGCAGGATCTCCCGGTAGAGCAGTGCGCTATAAACGATCGCCGCGAGGAAGAAGAAAACCAGCAGCCGGCGCGGCCAGCGCCGGGGGCGTGAACTGGCGCTCATGCCTGCTCGAGAAACGCCGCGATCTCCTTGGCGGGAATGGCTCCCTCGCGTAGCAGGCGCCAGCCGCCGCCTTCGTCCGAGAGGTCCACAATGGTGGAGGCCACGCTGCGCGCCGAAGGCCCGCCGTCCACGATGGTCGGCAGCCGATTGCCCAACTGCTCGCGGACGCCTTCCGCCGTCGTGCACTCCGGCGCGCCGCTCAGGTTGGCTGAGGTGGCCGTGATGGGAACGCCGGCAGCGCGGATGACGGCCACCGGCACGGTCGCCGCGGGCACCCGCAGGGCCACGTTGCCGCTGTTGGCGGTCACCTTGAGCGGCAATCGCGAGGCCGCCTTCACGATGATGGTCAGCGGGCCCGGCCAGAACTTGGCCGCCAACTCAAAGAATTGCGTGGGCAGCGGCCGCGCCAGCTCCATGGCCTGGTCTTCCGATTCGATCAGCAGCGAGAGCGGCTTGTGCCGCGAGCGCCCCTTGATGTCGTAAATGCAGTCCACCGCATGCAGGTTGAAAGGATCGGCGGCCAGCCCGTAGAAGGTATCGGTGGGCATGCCGACCACCTCGCCGCGGCGGATTTGCTCGGCCACGTACCCCACCAGCGAGGGCTCGGGTTTCTCGCGATTGATGCGGATGACTTCGGCGGGCAAAAGCGCGTCCT belongs to Terriglobales bacterium and includes:
- a CDS encoding L-threonylcarbamoyladenylate synthase, which codes for MPAEVIRINREKPEPSLVGYVAEQIRRGEVVGMPTDTFYGLAADPFNLHAVDCIYDIKGRSRHKPLSLLIESEDQAMELARPLPTQFFELAAKFWPGPLTIIVKAASRLPLKVTANSGNVALRVPAATVPVAVIRAAGVPITATSANLSGAPECTTAEGVREQLGNRLPTIVDGGPSARSVASTIVDLSDEGGGWRLLREGAIPAKEIAAFLEQA